The DNA sequence CCGGGTCGGGACATTTGGGCCATGGCTTCCTGGACACTGGAACAGTTCCCTGAGGCCACAGCTCCGAGCATCGCCGATCCCAGAATTACGGCTTCGGGCTCTGCCGGGAGAATCAATTTGCACTGGGTAATGTCGGCGTGCTGCTGGAGGAAGACCGGATTTTTAGTTCCTCCGCCACAGCAGACAAGAGTGTCGATCGCATATCCGCTCGCATTCATCGCTTCGACGATATGGCGAGTGCCATAGGCGATGGCTTGGATCGTAGCCAGATAAAGAAGGGCGAGGTCGGTGAGTTCTGCCGAAAGATGCAGTCCGGAGATCATTCCGACCAAGTGGGGGTTGGCCCTTGGGGAGCGGTTGCCGTGGAAATAGGGACAGACATGGAGGTCGGCGGTCAACTCTTCCAAGGGGCCACCAACGGCGAGCTCCGCAAGCTTGTCGTTCAATACCTCATACGGAGTGATCCCCGCCTCCTTGGATGCCTGAATCATGGCCTCGGTAGCGCCGTGGTTGAAGATGATGTGATCGACCAGAGCGCCAGTGGCGGATTGGCCTCCCTCGTTGAGCCAGAGGCCGGGGATCATCGAGGAAAAGTAGGGGCCCCAGACGCCGGGAATTGGGCGCATTTCCGGCGAGGCGACCATGTGGCAGGAGGAGGTTCCGCCGATGAGGGCGAGGCGATTCTCCAAGTCGGCGGGGGTGGGACCTTCGCTCTTGTCCGGCATCCCGATCATCCCAATGCCTCCCGCATGGGCGTCGATGATGGAAACTCCGACAGCCGTTCCGGGAACCAGACCGAGTTCGGACGCAGCCGTTTCCGTCAATCCTTGACCGACAGGTTCTCCCATGGGCAGGATTTCAGTGCCGATCCGGGCAAAGTCTTCTTCCGCGAGGTCTTTGAGGCCGATGGCCCGAAAAAAGTCTTCCTGCCAACCGCTTCGTCCTTCAGCGGCCTCATGGGCCAGATAGGTCCACTTGCAAGTGGTCGAGCAGAGGGAGCGCGTCGTTGAGCCAGTGGCGCGGAAGGTCAGGAAGTCGGGCAAGTCGAAGAAATGCCGAGTGCGTCGCCAGGACTCGGGAAGGTGATTTTTCAACCAAAGGAGTTTGGGCGTCTGCATCTCCGGAGAGATCTTGCCTCCCACGAACGAGAAGACCGAAAAGTCCCCCGAACTATTGATGCGTTCCGTTTCGGCAAGAGCACGGTGGTCCATCCAAACGATGATGTTTTGTCGGTCGTCACCGTCAGGGCTCGCAGTAACGGGTTTCCCGTCGGCGTCGACTAGGACAAGCGAGCAGGTGGCGTCGAATCCGATGCCCTTGATCTCTGTCGGATTCACTGAGGATTCCGCAACTACCTCGCGCGTGCAGGTGCAGATTGCTTCCCAAATATCGTCGGACGATTGTTCGACAAAGTTGGGCCCGGGCCGCCATGTTTGGATGGAGCGGCTTTGATTCGCGATCAAACGACCATTTTCGTCAAAGAGACCGGCACGGGCACTGCCGGTTCCCACATCAATTCCAATAAAGTAGTCCACCCTTGAATTGTAGTTGAGTTGGACGCTTTACGATATACGATTTTGCGGCAAAAGTGAGTCATAAAACGCCAAAAAGGGTCGCGCTTCTTCTCGGACAGGATCTTGGGTATTCCCGACGGGTTCTCTCTGGAGTTCTCGGCTACTCGGAGTCTCATCGGCTCGACTGGATCTACCACAACGCGCCTCCGGATATCCGTATCCTCCCGGCTCTGGAACGGTGGCGACCGCATGGAGTGGTGGTTCACCTTGCGGACCGGACTCTTGCCGAAGGTCTTTCCCGGTTGTCTGTCCCCATGATCTCGGTGACCAATACCATTGAGGATGCAACCATCCCTTTTGTGGATGTGGATAGCGAAGCAGTGGGGCGAATGGCGGCCGAGTACTTTCTGGGTCGCGGCTTTCGGTCCTTCGCTTACTTCGGTAGCCGACGAGTGTCTTTCTCTCAAAACCGGGAGAAGGGGTTTCGTACCGTTCTCGAAAAAAGGGTTACCGGGTTTCCAATTTTCACGCAAATTTCCTCCCTTATCCTCCGCTCTCGCAGGATTGGAGTCGCTATGATCGGCAGACCGAGCGTTGGCTCAAACAACTGCCGAAGCCGGTGGGGGTTCTAGCCTCCAATGACATCCCCGGCCGTTCTCTTTGCGAGCTTTGCCGCAATGCCGGGATCCGAGTCCCGGAGGCAGTGGCGGTGCTGGGTGTGGACAACGATGAATCGGAGTGTCGGATGAGTTTTCCGACCCTTTCCAGCATTGATATTCCGGCCGAGGCGGTGGGCAGGACCGCAATGGAATCGCTGGCCAAGCTTATGAAAGGGGGGCAACCTCCACCGGCGGCGACATTTCTGCCACCGGTCGGCCTGATCGCTCGCAGTTCGACCGATTGGCTGGCACCCCGCGATCCGATTCTCGGAAAAGCCCTTCAAATCATCGAGGAAGAATCCGACCGTGGGATAGGCGTGGAGGCGGTTTGCGAATCACTGGGCGTCTCCCGGAGAAACCTCGAACGACGCTTCCGCTCGGAACTCGGCATCGGCGTTCATGAGCGGATCCAGACGGTTCAGGTGGCTCGGGCAAAACGATTGTTGCTGGAATCCAATCTGAGGATCAGCGAGGTCGCGGAGCGCACGGGGTTCGGGAATTTGAGACGCTTCGATCGAGTCTTCCGTCAGGTCGAGGGATGTCAGCCTTCGGAGTATCGACGGCTGCGCTGATCGGGGAGCGGAGGAGCGGGGGAGAAAAAAACTACTTCGTAGTTCCTCTACGCAGGAGGGGATGGTGGCGGACGTGCGAAGCACTTTCGCAATCCATTTTCGGAAATTTCCCGAAGAGAATCCGGTAAAAAAGGAGAGGAATTTTCTTGCTAGAAAGCAATAAATTGCAATTATAGCAACATTGTGAAGGCGAAGACACCCCCCTTTAACGGATTTACCCTGATTGAATTGTTGACGGTTATCGCGATTGTTGGGCTGCTGGCGGCGATTGTAGTTCCCACTGTCGGCTCTCTCCGCGAGAACGCGCGCAACACGCAGTGTTTGAACAATCTGCGTCAGCTCGGCGTAGCGACCAAGCTTTATGCCAACGACCACGGCAATCGATTGCCGACGTTGAATTACACCTACGTTTCCGATCTCTGGCCCTATCTGGATGCCGGGGAGGGCGAGGCTCCGGCATTGTCGGGGGCCGGGTTTCCGGAGCGACTGCGGGGGACGGCTTTCGAGTGCCCTGCCATGGATTTCGACGAGGGCGTGACGAGTTTGCGCAGCTACGGAGTAAACTCGTTTCTCCGGTCCTACTATCTGAAAGGGGGAGATGACAACAAAGACTATTCTGATTCGCCCCTTCTGCTGGTCCGACAGCCCGAGAAAGTCGTTCTCTTTGCCGACACTTATGGCAGTAGCAATCTATCCCACGCTCGCTGGAAAGCGGCCTCCGAACGTCATGGCGGCCATGTGAATTCCGTATTTGCCGACGGCCATGTCGAACAAGTTGCCGGGGACGATCCCGAGCCGAACACTTACAACAGCGTCTTCTGGCGGGGGAAGGATATTTAGAATTTCCCCGACTTCGCGGACTCTATCCCTCTACAAACAAACTCCAACCCAACCCAATATCGTTATGAAAAAATCATCCATCTTCTCAGTTGGCCTCTTGGCGGTGATGACCTCCGGAGCGGGCCTTCAAGCCATCGTCCTTTCAAATTTTGACTTTGAAAACGCGACATCCGGAGCGAGCCTGGGCGGTGCTGTCGGGACGGCTCGCAGCACCGGAGGGGTCGGAGATGGTTTCGATTTCACGAGTTCTGTTTCCGGAGGCACCTATACGGTTTCGACGCTGTCTCATTCCGGGCCCGGCGATATGAATGCCGTTGGAGCGAACGTTCGCAGTGATACACTAGCTCTCTCCACGTCCGGAGGTTTTTCCGGCAACTTTCTGGAGATTTCCCCGCATCGGCTCACGAACACTGGCGCGGGAGATAAGAATCCAGGTAGCTTCGGCGGAGACTATTTCCGCTTTTCGGTCCAAGCCGATGCCGGAAGTAGTTTAAGCCTGAACTCGTTTTCTTATGACAAAGGAACGGGCGATGGAGCGACCGACGGAGGCACGATTTCGTTCCAGTCGCAGGCCTGGTATTCGCTGGACGGTGGATCGACCTGGGTGAAAATGCAGGAAGACCAGAATCTTTCCCATACGGCTGAGGGAAAGTTTAGCTCGTCGAGTTCGTTCATCGATCTTACCGAAGTCGCTGCGTTGCAGGAGGTCACCGGGGAGATTCAGATCGCTCTTTCCCTCGGGGATAACAGCGGTCGGAGTGCCTACAGTTCGAGTTCGACCAACCCCGCAGCGTTCTATTTGGACAATATCCAGTTGGCCGGGGACATTTCCGCGATTCCTGAGCCGGGACAGGCCGGACTTCTCTTCGGTGTCGTTGGATTATTCCTACTCGGAACACGCCGTCGGTTGCGCAAAGACTAGGAGGGGAAAGAGCGTATTCGTTGAGCCGCGCAAAGTGTCCGGTTCTCGACCGGATTCGTTTATGCCGTTGGCCTACGACAGTCGTGGATGGGAGTGTGCCCGCAGTTTCTTTTGGATTGGTCGCATCCATCCGAGATCTTCTCGAATGAAGTTCGGCCTTTCCCTCTCGGTGATCTCGAAATCACAGTCAATCGCTCAGGCTTCCGGATTCTAGCCGAAAACTCTCTATGAAATTATCCCTATTGGACTGGTCCATTGTCGTGGGTTTTGTCGCTTTCTTGATCGGCATGGCTTACGCGGCGCAGCGCTACACTCGATCGGTCTCCGGCTTCCTCGCGGCGGACCGTTCGGCGGGCCGATATCTGCTGACCTTGGCGGATGGCATGGCCGGATTGGGGGCGATCGCGGTGATCGCGAATTTCGAGAAGTTCTACCAAGCCGGTTTTGCGGCGAGTTGGTGGGGGTTGATGATGGGGCCGCTGGGTATGATCGCGGCTCTCTCGGGCTGGGTTGCTTATCGTTATCGGGAGACGAGGGCGATGACCATGGCACAGTATTTCGAAATGAGATACAGTCGGAAGTTTCGAGTTTATGCCGGAATCCTCGCTTGGTTCAGCGGTGTTTTGAACTACGGAGTATTTCCGGGGATTACCGCTCTCTTCCTTATCCATTTCTGCGGCTTGCCCGAATCTTTCGAGTGGCTCGGGGTTACCTTCAGCACTTTTCCCTTCCTCATGGCGGTGATGCTGACCATTGCCGCCTGCTTTACGCTTTTTGGCGGTATGATCACGGTGATGATCACGGACTTCTTCCAAGGCCAGTTCGTGAACATTGTGTTTCTTTTGATTATGGGCCTGCTTCTCTGGAAAATCAGTTGGAGCGACATCATCGCGACCTTGGAAACTGCTCCGGAGGGAAAGAGTCTGCTCAACCCCTTCGATCAGGGGGAGATCAAGGACTTCAACTTTTGGTTTTTCGCGATATTCGGCTTCAAGATCTTTTACAACCGTTTGGGTTGGCAGGGGGCGCAGGGATACTTCTGCGCGGCGAAGTCCCCCCACGAGCAAAAGATGGCAGGAGTATTGGCCGAATGGAGAAACGGCGTGACCTACCTAATGTTTTTGATCATGCCGATTTGCGCTTATGTGGTGATGCACAACGCTTCGTTTGCCGGAGTGGCAGAGTCGACGCAAGTGGCTCTGAGCGGGATTAATGATCCGCAAGTGCAAAAGCAAATGCTCACCCCGATGGTGATGAACCAGCTTTTTCCCATTGGCTTGGTGGGGTTGTTTGCTGCCGCCATGATCGCTGCGGCAATCTCGACGGACGATACCCAGCTGCATTCTTGGGGGAGTATTTTCATTCAGGACGTGGTTTTGCCATTCCGAGAGAAACCCTTCACGCCGAAGCAACAATTGGTGCTCTTGCGATTTTCGGTGATCGGTGTGGCCCTTTTCGCATTTTTCTGGAGTTGGTTTTTTCCGCTCAAAGACTACCTCTTCATGTATATGCTCCTCACCGGAACCATTTATCTGGGAGGATCGGGGGCGGTGATCATTGGCGGACTTTACTGGAGAAAGGCGACGACGCAAGGTGCATGGACCGCAATGACCGTCGGTATGCTGATCGGTATAACCGGGATTGGATTACAAGCCATATGGCCCTCGGTTCCATTCTTGGTCGAGATTGCGCCGAAGTTTCCGCTGAATGGGGCCTGGCTGGCCATGATTGCCTACATCTGCTCGATCGTGAGTTTTGTTGGGGTTTCCTTGCTCACGTGCAAAGAGCCTTTCGAACTCGAAAAGATGCTCCATCGCGGAAAGTACGCGCTTCCGGACTCGCGGGTGAAGGGGGATCAATATCAGGGCAAAGGTTTCTGGGATCGCTTGTTGGGATTTTCGGATGAGTTTACCCGGGGGGACCGAATCATTTATCGACTCAAAGTCAGTTGGACCTCTTTCTGGTTCGTTTGTTTTGTCGTTGGGACCGTTCTGGGGCTGACGATTGGGATTCCTGACCGTATCTGGGGGCATTGGTGGCTGTTCACGGTTTTACTCGGTGGAATGGTGGGGCTTATCACCGTAGTGTGGTTTCTCACCGGCGGCATCAAGGATCTCTTCTCGTTGTTCCGACACCTGAAGCAGGCTCGCGACGAGTCTTCGGAGGAAGAGGATGACGGATCTGTGCACGAATTCGACGAACATCGGAACGATCAAGGAGTCCCGCCGGAGACCGAGACGGTGGCGGCTCGGTCTCCCGCCTCGAAACCTTCGGTTCCATGAAAATTTTGAATTCATTCTTACTGGTTGGATTGCTTTTGCCCGTTGCAGCCTTTTGCGAGGGCGCGCCAACGATGCCAGACCGTGGATTGCCGCAGGTCTTGCCGGTAGATCATTCGGTCCTCTACACGCCCTTTCCCACTTTGTTGTGGGAAGAAATCCGAGGGGCCGCTTCCTATTCGGTCGAGATTTCTCTTGATCCCGATTTTGAAGAGATCGTCGATCGCGACCAGATCTCGATTCCCCACTATGTGCCGTCTCACCCGCTGGAAGCGAGGGAGTATTACTGGCGGGCAACTCCAGTCGGGGACGAGATCGCAAAAGGGGGCTCAACGACGGTACATCGGTTCGAGGTCCGATATCCGGAACGGATCTTCGACATTCCATCGGGCGCGGAAATCTCCACGATCGAGCGCACCATTGCCGAAGCCGCGAAACAAACTCCCGCAGTCGTTCGGTTTCCCAAAAACGGGAAGCTTCGCTTGGTGCCGAGTTCTTCCGACCTGATTCGATTGCAGGGTGTCTCCGATCTGATCATCGAAGGGCGAGGGTGCGAAGTGATTTTTGAGAACCCGGCGAGCGGTTTCGCCAGATTCGTCGATTGCGAAAGGATTACCGTGCGAGACCTTACGATCCGATTCGATCCGTTGCCATATGCGATCGGGAAAATTCGGTCGGTCGATCCGTCGACCGGGCAATTCGAGGTCGTGATGGATCACGAGGAGTTGCTGCCGTTCGATGATCCGCTGCTGGCCAAGCATTGGACCTGGGGAGTTGTTCTCGATGGGAAGGTTCCGGGAAAAATGGCCGACGATACTCCCTTGGTTGTATCCACCGAGGAAGGGTGGGTTGAGAAAACGATCGGAGACGACGGTGTCGCGATCTACACCTTGAAACTGAAGGCTGTTCACCTTGGCAAATTTCTGGTTCCGGGAAACAAGTTCATTGTCTTCGCCCGGAAAAAAGGAAGAGGCCTCGTTCGGATCGAGAGAGGTTCCGATTTCACTTTTTATGGTCTTACGAACTTTGGGGCATCCGCCGGGCACTACACCAGTTTTGGCAGTTCGGGGTTGAAAGTGATTGGTTGCCAGTCGCTCATTCCGGACGGGCAGTGGGCCGGAGGGAATGCGGATGGGCTGCACGTTCGATCCAACCTCATTGGTCCCTGGGTCCAGGATTGTCGCTTCGAGGGGCTGGGAGACGATGCCATTGCAATCTACGCTAAAGGACTCTTTATCTTAAGCCAGGATTCCGAAACCCGGATTCGGGTAGACGGATATCTCTTCGATCTGAACGAGGGACAGCGCCTCCGGATCTTTGATCCGAGGACGGGAAAGATTCTCGTTTCGGAGATCGGAATCGCGGACATTGAAAAAATGCCCGCCGGCAGTGGAGGATTTCCGGAAGAGCACTTCCTCCTGACCTTAACAGAACCCCTCTCGGTTGACCTGGAGACGGGAAATGAAGATCCGCTTTTAAATGATCAGGTCTTCAATCAGACTATGGCAAACCATCGCTTCGTGGTCAGAAACAATTTTTTCGAGCGTATTCGACGGTTCGGGACCGTCGTGCGTGCAGTCGACGGTTTGATCGAGGGCAATCGATATGACCGGATCTCCAATATTCCTATCGTGCTTCGCAACGAGCCCGATCTGTGGAGAAATGGACTCAACAGCGAAAATATCCGGATCCTCAACAACACGATCACCAACTCCGGATACGTTCGGGGACGTGAAGAAATGGGGCAGATCCATGTAGCCTTTTACAAAATGGGGCACGAACTCGCCGATTCCCGCAGTCACCGGAACCTGACGATTTCTGGAAATACGATTGAGAACTGGCAGGACTATGGAATCGCGATTCGAAATGCGTCCGGAGTGACGATCACGGATAATCTCCTGCGTAGCGATGAGGAGAATTTCGACAATGGCCGCCGACACT is a window from the Puniceicoccus vermicola genome containing:
- a CDS encoding FGGY family pentulose kinase — protein: MDYFIGIDVGTGSARAGLFDENGRLIANQSRSIQTWRPGPNFVEQSSDDIWEAICTCTREVVAESSVNPTEIKGIGFDATCSLVLVDADGKPVTASPDGDDRQNIIVWMDHRALAETERINSSGDFSVFSFVGGKISPEMQTPKLLWLKNHLPESWRRTRHFFDLPDFLTFRATGSTTRSLCSTTCKWTYLAHEAAEGRSGWQEDFFRAIGLKDLAEEDFARIGTEILPMGEPVGQGLTETAASELGLVPGTAVGVSIIDAHAGGIGMIGMPDKSEGPTPADLENRLALIGGTSSCHMVASPEMRPIPGVWGPYFSSMIPGLWLNEGGQSATGALVDHIIFNHGATEAMIQASKEAGITPYEVLNDKLAELAVGGPLEELTADLHVCPYFHGNRSPRANPHLVGMISGLHLSAELTDLALLYLATIQAIAYGTRHIVEAMNASGYAIDTLVCCGGGTKNPVFLQQHADITQCKLILPAEPEAVILGSAMLGAVASGNCSSVQEAMAQMSRPGKIIDPQTESSTYHDAKYRVFHRLYEDQLAYQSLIKDSVARKTEN
- a CDS encoding helix-turn-helix domain-containing protein, with the protein product MGVLASNDIPGRSLCELCRNAGIRVPEAVAVLGVDNDESECRMSFPTLSSIDIPAEAVGRTAMESLAKLMKGGQPPPAATFLPPVGLIARSSTDWLAPRDPILGKALQIIEEESDRGIGVEAVCESLGVSRRNLERRFRSELGIGVHERIQTVQVARAKRLLLESNLRISEVAERTGFGNLRRFDRVFRQVEGCQPSEYRRLR
- a CDS encoding DUF1559 domain-containing protein, which translates into the protein MKAKTPPFNGFTLIELLTVIAIVGLLAAIVVPTVGSLRENARNTQCLNNLRQLGVATKLYANDHGNRLPTLNYTYVSDLWPYLDAGEGEAPALSGAGFPERLRGTAFECPAMDFDEGVTSLRSYGVNSFLRSYYLKGGDDNKDYSDSPLLLVRQPEKVVLFADTYGSSNLSHARWKAASERHGGHVNSVFADGHVEQVAGDDPEPNTYNSVFWRGKDI
- a CDS encoding sodium:solute symporter family protein — its product is MKLSLLDWSIVVGFVAFLIGMAYAAQRYTRSVSGFLAADRSAGRYLLTLADGMAGLGAIAVIANFEKFYQAGFAASWWGLMMGPLGMIAALSGWVAYRYRETRAMTMAQYFEMRYSRKFRVYAGILAWFSGVLNYGVFPGITALFLIHFCGLPESFEWLGVTFSTFPFLMAVMLTIAACFTLFGGMITVMITDFFQGQFVNIVFLLIMGLLLWKISWSDIIATLETAPEGKSLLNPFDQGEIKDFNFWFFAIFGFKIFYNRLGWQGAQGYFCAAKSPHEQKMAGVLAEWRNGVTYLMFLIMPICAYVVMHNASFAGVAESTQVALSGINDPQVQKQMLTPMVMNQLFPIGLVGLFAAAMIAAAISTDDTQLHSWGSIFIQDVVLPFREKPFTPKQQLVLLRFSVIGVALFAFFWSWFFPLKDYLFMYMLLTGTIYLGGSGAVIIGGLYWRKATTQGAWTAMTVGMLIGITGIGLQAIWPSVPFLVEIAPKFPLNGAWLAMIAYICSIVSFVGVSLLTCKEPFELEKMLHRGKYALPDSRVKGDQYQGKGFWDRLLGFSDEFTRGDRIIYRLKVSWTSFWFVCFVVGTVLGLTIGIPDRIWGHWWLFTVLLGGMVGLITVVWFLTGGIKDLFSLFRHLKQARDESSEEEDDGSVHEFDEHRNDQGVPPETETVAARSPASKPSVP
- a CDS encoding right-handed parallel beta-helix repeat-containing protein, whose amino-acid sequence is MKILNSFLLVGLLLPVAAFCEGAPTMPDRGLPQVLPVDHSVLYTPFPTLLWEEIRGAASYSVEISLDPDFEEIVDRDQISIPHYVPSHPLEAREYYWRATPVGDEIAKGGSTTVHRFEVRYPERIFDIPSGAEISTIERTIAEAAKQTPAVVRFPKNGKLRLVPSSSDLIRLQGVSDLIIEGRGCEVIFENPASGFARFVDCERITVRDLTIRFDPLPYAIGKIRSVDPSTGQFEVVMDHEELLPFDDPLLAKHWTWGVVLDGKVPGKMADDTPLVVSTEEGWVEKTIGDDGVAIYTLKLKAVHLGKFLVPGNKFIVFARKKGRGLVRIERGSDFTFYGLTNFGASAGHYTSFGSSGLKVIGCQSLIPDGQWAGGNADGLHVRSNLIGPWVQDCRFEGLGDDAIAIYAKGLFILSQDSETRIRVDGYLFDLNEGQRLRIFDPRTGKILVSEIGIADIEKMPAGSGGFPEEHFLLTLTEPLSVDLETGNEDPLLNDQVFNQTMANHRFVVRNNFFERIRRFGTVVRAVDGLIEGNRYDRISNIPIVLRNEPDLWRNGLNSENIRILNNTITNSGYVRGREEMGQIHVAFYKMGHELADSRSHRNLTISGNTIENWQDYGIAIRNASGVTITDNLLRSDEENFDNGRRHSAIFIDDSEGVFIQGNQIEDRRPLDAEVEITANTDSVVWVDESKN